The DNA sequence ACAACTTGATGGCCTAACAGTTGTATGAAGTTTCTGGGTCTGACAACACACCTATATATTCCAGcagggaagggagggaacaagaaaataaggaaaGTATGTTTAGATAGCAACCAGcctaaaattttcccttttgggtccattttttgggatctcagttggggaagaatctggggatggatgtgacacagcgcggtagggtgagggaataattttgattttctggaagaatagacacccctgaacAAATTGTTTGTAAAAATGTTCAGTGACTATATTGATAAgcaagaggtctggggttcatttccccacacaggcaggtatgtccagagttttttcTTTGGTTTAgtttccattgtaattttatGTTTAATTGTGCTTGTGTGTGATGTGTGATTCTTCTTTAACTGTATATTGATACATGTACCTTAAGGCAGGCTTCATTCCAAGAGAATCTTTCTCGTCGTCTGATTGGTGGTATAAGATGTGCATTCTTGCCAGGGTAAACTTTCTTGCTAGCTTCAATGCTTCCACCTGATTCCTTTTCTAATAAGGATACACACAAAACATACACATACTTAGGTTTATGGGGTTGTGTGAGATATTGTGAAAAGCAAATGGGAAAGATATTGGTGATTCTTAGTCAgggggagtggtctagttcgtagacataTAATctaattggacaatcgcatgatttggggtgccgtctatcaggccgtagtcGACCCCACATCATCATGTAGAGGTGCGTGTATCGTTTATTCCCCTCACAAATAGAGATAGACAAGAATAGATGCAAGATGAAGAGAGAATAAGGCTGTACTGAAATAGAGATGGGCAGAAAGTAACAGAAAAtgttttgctaaatcctttttaaagggtatatatatatattgctcggacaacatcatatcattggcaagctaatattatgaggacaatgaaaatgactccttttttgagaaaataagtcgtttaaaaatgatcagtatatgaccttggataccaccaatatatgagggttcccatagtgcagctatgacctaAGTTTGGttacaataggatttgaactattTATATGAGACCAAAAAGCAAAAGGTTTACATAATGACCAGATTTTgaattttcagcctatttacaagttgacctcaaatgaccttgacCTCAggatgaccttgaacaccaccaatagatgagggttcccatagtgcagctatgacccaagtttggttgcaataggatttgaactgttcatattgAGACCAAAAAGCAGAAAGCCTTGCATATAATTGTAGACGGACATGCACACTGATGGACTGACTCACGGCTCATGATGCCATAAAGTCTTTCCTTTGGACGACCTAAAAAGGATTTGGCAAAATACTTAAATATATCCTGAGCAATCAATAAGATGGCCAGGCACAGAAGTTCTTACCTATGATATCCATTTCCTTCATCTTGCCCAAGTACCATCTATAGAATAGCGCCTGTGTAGACTGTCTCATGATGGAACCATGGATTAAGAACTGAGATATATAACTTTGACTGATGCCTGTTGCATGTGATATCTGATTTTGGGTGATTTTATGCTTGGATAAGAAATCTTTTATCTCTTCTTTCACAATTACTGTACCACGCCTGAAACATGAATATGAGAAACAAATTTCGATATtagattatgaatgttttgagtcatccagtagtataaaatagacaaaaatatgaatcaaatactggactcaccaacgattttttcagtaacgttgcgacccgttcaccgggtcttcatcagactgcgcagagacttcgaaactacttcctcgccgattaccatcacatgaccaaaccatcagtcaagtctctgagcagtctgatgaagacccggtgaacggaTCGCAACGTTTAATActgaaaaaatcgttggtgagtccagtatttgattcatatttttgtctaaatTTCGATATTACATACCAAGTATTCACAGCATGCAGGCGTTGCCTGTTCAAATGTCCCCAGCCTTAGAAGGGAGAGCAGAGGAAAGGGGGTGAGAAATATACACGTTTTCAGTATCACTTACTGAAAAAATGGTCGAACAATTTGCCTCAAATTCATGAGCAGGTAAAACCCTGAAAATGACACCGTTTTAATAATTCACTGAAACACTTCTCTTGTAGTCCAGTCAAAGTAGTTTTTGacccatcactaattgcaacagattttttttCACTGCTGTGCATTTCAGAGATGTCCCTGAACAgcgcacaaaaagtatactaaattaTTTCTCTAGCCatatggattcagaaaaagtatagtttgccataccaaaaggtcaaaggtcatatcatcacgacatttgtaaGCAAacccgtgctcgagtttgattgacagatgacgtcagacgaaaactagtctttttatctctgtcttccagtataacaattgtctgattttaaccaaaatggtctcaaattgttcatcttgCAAATATTTTGCACAGTTTAGGATGCTTACATAGGTAACATATAAAAATAGGTCATGGCCAATGGTGTTCAATGGCCactgacctcttttaccctgctacctaggtaacgaaacatccaagatatggcaaactattcttaattcAGAGTATTTTTCACAGACAAATAAATTCAGACCATTTTTCATGAGTTTGGAGCAtattttcgaagttgacccacatggagcccaaaatttgacatttgacctttatgttTATAACAtatgagaatggtacatcacagatatgacaaactatacttgttctgaatccttatgactggAGGAATTCTTTggtataatttttaaaaagattaaagcaattttgaaaatgtgacccctgtatgacctttccaccaaagtatattttagtatacttttggtatgatgttcaggggacgtCTCTATTAATTTCTATTAAaggattttaaaacaaatttactaTAAATCAGTTGCATCAAAACATTTCACACAAACATTGTTTGtgtattcatttaaaaaaaatcactggTTTCTGGGTGTATGACATGAGGccataatattttgtatatttgacTTTGCTACATTGTGTATACGACTAGGTATGTGAGAAATAAGAGCAAATGTATACTATGTGTGAATAAATTATTGAATTGAAGtgaaattgtgaatttgaatcaattgttttataccataTAGTGACCATTCACACACCTGAATAGTTCATTGACCTCTTCATCAGCAACATCAAAGTTTTCAAATCCACACTTGACTTCCTCATCTTCAGACCCAGTAGAGCTTACAGCAGAGCTAAGCCGTACAAGGCTTGGTTGTATCATATGTCGATTTCCTGTGGCTTGATGTACAGCATTCATCAGCTGATTGACAGCAGGAGTtgctgatgatggtgatgtgacaaCAGTGATTTGAGGTGTTTGTGTTGACGGTACAAAAAAATGCACTGGTGATCTTTGTACCAACCCTGTCTGTTGGGAAGCCTGTATTGGTTGCATCGGTACCAACCCTGTCTGTTGGGAACTCTGTATTGGTTGTACAGGAGTTTGGGATTGGTGTAATGATGAAGCTGCAGATCAAATACGGCAAGTATAAATCAGAGATATTGAAACATAACAGCATCATAATTTTATTTGGAGTGAAGGTGCCGATATCTTGGGAATCAGGTATTTGGTAACAATTATTTAGAGAAACCAACGTATGCTAAACAAAAACATACGCACACACGTCGCACATTAAAGTTTAACTTGAACAACTTTAATCAGGCCCatgacagtaaatttcgctgatccccCATGTTCTTTTCCATCCCAGGTCGGTTTAACCagcgattcccgctgttgttttggttccacaCCAGCACCCCCGGTATACGCATGGAGGCCACCATCTTGGTAAAAGGGGGTGCCCAGCACCATGACTACGCGTAACAGTAGTTACCGATTGTCAATCATCggggggtcaatcacctcgagcttgacaacgatatctcaTATCTGAATAGGCTATCGTCAAGTCTTACGCATAGGCGCGAAATTAAGGTTAATTTTTGTGATTGCAAaaagtatttttcttgtataaatattGGCCTGGATAGCTGGATTGTTGTTCGATTTGATTTaataaattaagttcatggatgcgccaaatattattaaaagtacTAAAAccagctgttcaacatttgaaaaaatgcactgtagcaggcttgaaaaagtctaaccgtggatgcagcaagccgtgatttttacgggtaattttattacttgaacatgttgaacgcgGAGCACAGACGTCCCGCGGACGCGATGCAGCCGCTAGGAATCATGGTAGAGTTCCAGGCCTACGCGttggcagggtaatggcggcttccatagttttattactttttatatcgACTGACACTTCCCAATCTTATTTCTTCCCTGCTTTAATAATAATGCCTTATCCTTTTTACATGAATGTGACACAAGATACCCGGGACAAGATAACACAACAAAACAGGACGAAaacgaaaaaagaaaatgttcaccacaattttggccaagttctacATTAAAGAAGTCGAACTGGCCTGCCTAATGTTGGGAGTGGGGGGAGGAGGAGGCATACTACATTTTTTGTgtggaaaacaaaataaacagtGTTTAGTTAGCTGCAAAGGAGCAACATAATTGTTTCATTTCACCCACTGGAAACCATAATATGGAGTGTTTGATGACATACTCCtctcaacatacatgtataatgataaataaatgagaaAGGCAATTCAAGTCTATATCAGGAATGTAACAAGTCGCATACATTGTAAAACATAAATGTACACAGAACTTAAATTCTAGGTTTACAAAGGAACGTTCTATTTTGGTCAtacccagacagggtctaattctgcataaaaccgggcaacgttatttctatagatctgctgcgcattcaaattgcattgtattgcatcgtaatttcatttgtgtctatggtaattatgtttacacaatatgaactcacgtgttttcaagcaaattcgcctataataggtgatcaaaagcgatcggaatgttacaaaagtacagatcgtattcagcttacttcatatgagatgatcttaggaaaaatacggcataatttgtcttggtgtttgcggaatgccatgcagtaaaatattaatacgttgcggcaattcatgattgacaactaacaatcggcgtgtccttcgtatcctccactgtcaatttcttatccactcactaatcctcacaaaagctttgtgttgattacgtaatgtgtggaggcaaattgcaataagtacaatgaaataatgagtagggcgggctccgaggcgggtttcttcttcatcttacgtaacagtattgttctccaaaaaacccggaagcttgtcgtttggagctctagctgaaatacagcaagataatgtaagatagtaaatgtaaacctgtattttagctagagtatctcgagctagtcaTACCTGGGCCCAGCTCTGTATCTAGCTTGGTCATTGTATCCAAAGCATGGATAATATCTTGTTTGGTTAGGCCAGTGCGTATCAATCTCCGCAACAGTTCTATCTGTTCTATAGTGTACCGAGGCTCATTCTGGGTTGCCATGATAACATACCTGCATTATTATAGCAAACAAAGATATGTGTCAATTATATATAATATTCGCCATAGAAATGATGATGTACCGTAATATCCAAATTTGCaaatcttaaagccatattataacatttgctgaggaagacgccctcactgaatttttaaaatttctttttttacacgattaaattgtacttttattgtaccaatataccctgcaaaaatcaagactctaggtgctgtagttttgtcaaaatccgcgattttgaataaaacgctggaaccggcgctttattattactatggaattattagtcgaacgcatacacgatgttcataacacacagtgcattacacggcgtgcggggcggtgatatacacaacaaagggtcgtaccacaacatgaccgaaggagtggtgcgtattggcgacatgtcgctggtagtaaattcaattttctttgctttgccgtgttgttcggctcaaaaataaaagggatatatccgacagtaaaagctaacattttatggcaaagaaatgctaatctattttgtttgaaaatgttatatggctttaagggatggggtatgaacatttggacagtatttattgtgggacattagagcacatcaaattgcattctgaatacaaagaatgtccttctgatatcaaataatattgattttttgaaattcgcaatgtaatacacattttatggcaaatgattaaaaattgatatttttgatatttaataacaGTACTcaaggtaaactttataaatctgatgatttatgcttaaagtgtatgtaggtgggatgaaaagccgacgacaattgaaaattttgacctttcgtattgaagatatggattttttttcccaaactaccaaaaaaaataggtcttttgggaaaaaaaatccaaatcttcaatatgaaaggtgaaaattttcaattgatcatcggcttttcctcccagctacatactttaagaatatatcattacattttaaaaatttacttcgaggactgttatacaatgtatatcaaatatgtgaaaaatatataatgaaaattatttgatatcagaaagacattcttcgtattgagaatgcaattcgatatgtctgatgtgctctcatgtcccacaaaaaatactgtcgaaatgctcattccagatcccttaaaatggtctacatgttgcgagtgcagccagcaggaaaatttgcatacattgtatttaaagtcccattcagtgatttgtacaaaattcagattttggtacctttgtcattgtcatagatgtgctaacatagcctgctggtggttcagccaaaagccctgtgcaatagttatgagccctggggagggtaaaatgtggGGGGGTTGGCGAGCTAAAaggaagggggcaagcaatttttggcaagccgagagggggggggggggggcaagcgtttttggcaaacattcaaaaataattcTGCACTGAGAAATACTAAACTGTAGTGTGCAGTCTACACAAAGAAATTCagtttttcaatattttcttgatttagttgtattttcccagtttttgatcagattggtgtATCTAcagtttgtagcctactttgtagagatataaaattcaataataaaaatatttcctagaccaacccagatgttgtatgttgctgatcatctttaatgttaagTTAAGTGTGCACTAATTGCCATCATTTTGTCAAACAAAAGCATTGAAAACCCAAACTTGTCCAAGTGATACATAGCCCAGGAATCTGAATGCGCGAAGCGCGcagaaattttgggttttaaagcggaaaacttttttGATCCCCTTCGAAATAACTTAAActtttttgtcccccccccccccctcttttataaggt is a window from the Amphiura filiformis chromosome 12, Afil_fr2py, whole genome shotgun sequence genome containing:
- the LOC140165733 gene encoding homeobox-containing protein 1-like isoform X2; protein product: MATQNEPRYTIEQIELLRRLIRTGLTKQDIIHALDTMTKLDTELGPASSLHQSQTPVQPIQSSQQTGLVPMQPIQASQQTGLVQRSPVHFFVPSTQTPQITVVTSPSSATPAVNQLMNAVHQATGNRHMIQPSLVRLSSAVSSTGSEDEEVKCGFENFDVADEEVNELFRRGTVIVKEEIKDFLSKHKITQNQISHATGISQSYISQFLIHGSIMRQSTQALFYRWYLGKMKEMDIIEKESGGSIEASKKVYPGKNAHLIPPIRRRERFSWNEACLKVLETYWKKNPYPNDVEREKITEACNTAQQVAGEVLVDSRLVTTAKVYNWFANRRKDANRRKRSGLGENDGTETAVVTFTCTPADPDETSQSNMLHIASDLNQGTSDNDDASFHQTSQSMTRLEHHQPPRQQAVALELETVNNSIITLIEAVEEKNQEEKS
- the LOC140165733 gene encoding homeobox-containing protein 1-like isoform X1 encodes the protein MATQNEPRYTIEQIELLRRLIRTGLTKQDIIHALDTMTKLDTELGPASSLHQSQTPVQPIQSSQQTGLVPMQPIQASQQTGLVQRSPVHFFVPSTQTPQITVVTSPSSATPAVNQLMNAVHQATGNRHMIQPSLVRLSSAVSSTGSEDEEVKCGFENFDVADEEVNELFRRGTVIVKEEIKDFLSKHKITQNQISHATGISQSYISQFLIHGSIMRQSTQALFYRWYLGKMKEMDIIEKESGGSIEASKKVYPGKNAHLIPPIRRRERFSWNEACLKVLETYWKKNPYPNDVEREKITEACNTAQQVAGTDMDTLVQLKFGSDVGEVLVDSRLVTTAKVYNWFANRRKDANRRKRSGLGENDGTETAVVTFTCTPADPDETSQSNMLHIASDLNQGTSDNDDASFHQTSQSMTRLEHHQPPRQQAVALELETVNNSIITLIEAVEEKNQEEKS